The Cellulophaga lytica DSM 7489 nucleotide sequence TAACGAGATTTTAATGCTTGGTAAAGGGTAATGTAACCTAAACACTAACCATAAACTAAAAAGGCTTTCTATACTGGTTTAGAAAGCCTTTTTAGTATTACATATTTTTATGTAAAGCTAGTTGTATGCGCTTACGGGCAACGTCTACCTCTAATACTTTTACCACTATTTGTTGGTGTAGGCTTACGTGCTCATTTACGTCTTTTACAAAAGTGTCTGCCAGGTTAGATATGTGTATTAAGCCACTTTCCTTAATACCAACATCTACAAAACAACCAAAATTGGTAATATTGTTTACTATACCTGGTAATAACTGTCCAGCAACAAGGTCTGTTATAGATCGTATGTTTTGGTTAAAAGAAAATACTTTGGCTTTTTCTCTAATATCTAAACCTGGTTTCTCTAACTCCTTAACAATGTCTTGCAATGTTGGTAAACCAACAGTATCTGTGCAGTATTTTTGTAGGTCTATTTTTTGTAAAACCTCTTTATTGCCAATTAACTCTTCAATAGGTACTTTGGCATCTTTTGTTATTTGTTGTACTATGCTGTAACTCTCTGGGTGTACGGCAGAATCGTCTAACGGATTTTTGGCATTTTTTATGCGTAAAAAAGCTGCACCTTGCTCAAATGCTTTTCCGCCCAAACGTGGTACTTTTTTTATGGCTGTTCTGCTTGTAAAAGCACCATTTTCGTTTCGGTAATTTACTATGTTTTCGGCTAATTTTGGTCCAATACCAGATACATAACTTAGTAAAGATGTACTTGCGGTGTTTATATTTACACCAACCGCATTTACACAACTCTCTACAACAGTGTCTAAAGATTGTTTTAGTTTGCTTTGGTCTACATCATGTTGGTATTGCCCAACACCTATAGATTTTGCATCTATTTTTACCAATTCTGCTAACGGATCTGCAAGTCTACGCCCAATAGAAACCGCACCACGCACGGTAACATCATAATTAGGAAACTCGTCTCTAGCAATTTTTGATGCCGAGTATATAGATGCGCCTGCTTCGCTAACCACAAAAACTTCTAATGGGTTTTTAAATTGTATGCGTTTAACCAATTGCTCTGTTTCTCTAGAGGCTGTACCGTTACCTATTGCTATGGCTTCAATTTTATAAGCATCTGCTAAAGAGCTAATTTTTTTAATTGCTTCTGTGCTTTTGTTTTGTGGTGCATGCGGATAAATGGTTTCATTATGCAACAAATCTCCTTGGGCATCTAAACACACCAATTTGCAACCGGTTCTAAAACCAGGATCTAAGGCTAATATTCTTTTTTCGCCTAAAGGAGAACCTAATAGTAATTGTTTTAAATTTTTAGAGAAAACAGCTATTGCATCTGCATCTGCTTTTTCTTTAGCATTTTTTAAAAGCTCGTTAGACAAAGAGGGGAGAAGTAGTCTTTTGTAAGCATCTTGTATAGCAAGCTCTATTTGCTGTGCACAGGCATTGTTACTTTTTATAATTCGGGTTTCAATTTTATCTAAAGCTCTATCATTGTCTATTTCTATTTTAACCCTAATAAAACCTTCTTTTTCTGCTCTTAAAATGGCAAGTAACCTGTGTGATGGGCATCGTTTTAAAGCCTCGCTCCAGTCAAAATAATCTCTAAACTTCTGGGCTTTTTCGTCTTCTTTTTTAGTGCCAATAACTTTGGTGGTAATTAGGGCATAGTTTTCAAGCTGGTGGCGTATACCGTTTCTAATATCTGTGCGCTCATTAATCCATTCAGATATAATATGTCTGGCTCCTTCTAACGCCAAATCTTCATTAACAATAACATCATTTAGGTATCTAGAGGCTGTATATTCAATTTCATCATTACGCTGTGCCATTATTATTTTGGCTAAAGGCTCTAAACCGTTTTTAATAGCGGTTTCTGCCTTTGTCTTACGCTTTTTCTTAAACGGAAGGTAAATATCTTCTAAGGTAGTAAGGTTGTCTGTGGCAGCAATTTTTGTTTGTAGTTCTGGCGTTAAAACATCTTGTTCTTGCAACGCTTTTAGTATTGCTGCTTTTCTTTTTTCTAAGGCTTCAAACTGAGCTTTGTAGGTAACAATAGCACCAATTTGTACCTCGTCTAAATTTCCTGTTTTTTCTTTACGGTATCTAGATATAAAAGGTATGGTACAATCTTGATTTAAAAGCTCTATAGTATTTTTTACACTTAGTTCTGGTAACTGCGTGTGTTTAAGTATATATTTTATCATTAAAAAAGACCTTATAAATTTAGTTTTATAAGGTCTCTAATATATTTAACTCAATTGATTTAATCGAATTTCTGTGCTATAATTTTTCTAGTTTTCGCCAGACTGCATTTTAGCATCATTTATCATTTTCTCGTTAGGTAAAATAGCAACGTTTACTCTTCTGTTTTTTGCTCTACCTTCTGGTGTACTGTTATCATGCGTTGGTTTTTCTTCTCCAAACCACTCTGTAGTAAATCTACTAGCAGCAATTCCTTTAGCTGTTAAGTATGATGTTACTGCGTTTGCTCTGTTTTTAGATAACGTCATGTTGTAATCTGCAGCACCAGAACTATCTGTATGGCCTACAACCAAAATATTGGTATCTGGATACTCTATAAATACATTAGCTAATTTATCTAAAGATGTTTTAGATGCACCGTTAATGTTGTATTTAGCTGTGTCAAAAAATACACCACTGTTTTCATCAAAAGTTACAACAATACCATCATCTACACGCTCTACTTGTGCACCCGGAATTTCTTCTTCAATTTTTTGTGCTTGCTTATCCATTCTATTACCAATAAGCACACCAGCACCACCACCAACAACACCACCAATAACTGCACCTAGCTCGCCATTGCCTCCTTTGCCTACATTGTTACCAATTATAGCACCTAAAATTGCACCACCAGCAGCACCAATTGCACCACCTTTTTGTTTGTTGTTTGCGTTTTGTACAGCATCACAACTTGTAAAATTTACCATTAATAGTAATGCAAATACACCTATTGTTATTTTTTTTATTGTTGTTTTCATGTGTTAATTTTAAATTATTTAATAATTAATGGGTTGTGTTTTTTTACCAATCTGCTTTGGTAAAGTTCATTGTAATTGTAAATGGTTTGCCATCTACAGATAAAGTTTGTGTCCAGGTCATATTAGACTCTGTTAACAATGCAAGTGATAATCTAAACCCTACGTTGTTTTGACTTTTACCTTTTGCGTCTGTAGGCTTAATTAGAAAGTCGTACAAACCAGTAGTTTCATCAATTTCCTGAATTGTAAAAATAAAGTTACGTTCTCCTGTAGCACAATTTGCATTGTTTATGCTATACTTACCAGTGTTGTTGTTAGGTATAAAAGACCAAGAACTACCTTGAAAGCATTCTTTAGATACATCGTTTAAAAGCGTAACATTATATTCACCAGCTTCACTATAAGATATGTTGCTAAGTGTCCATTCTCCTTTAATTACTTTTTTTGATGTTCTAACGGTTTTTGATGCTCCGCAAGAAACTAAACTTACTGCAAGTAGTAGTACTATTAACTGTTTCATAATTTATTTTGATTTATGTATATACGAAATAACTGTTTTTTTAGACCACACAGTAACTCATTTGCATAAAATGATAATGCAATAAATTTGTAGTCCAAATACTATGTAAAGATACTAGATGTTGTATTAACTAGGTGTGAAAAAAACTGTAAATTAGATGAAGTGCGTAGTCTTAGGCTACTTTTTTAAGCAAATCAAAACAAGGACATTTTTTACAACGCTTGTTTTCAGATTTCTTATATTTTTTACAGCATTTGCTTTTTACCTTATCTGCAACTTTAGGAGTTGCTTTTAGCAATTTTTTTAATGCTTTTTTTTCTTTTTTCTTATCCTTTTTTTTGCCCATAACTACTTATGCCTAAAAATAGTACGGCAAAAGTAGTTATTTTAAATTAATCTAAATAAAATTATTTTGTTAAACTTATTGTGGATCTTCTGTAGAGGCTGTAGACACTGTTAGTTGCTGTATATCTCTATCAAACAAATACAAACCACCTTTATCATCTCCAATAAGGTTTATTTTGTCTAAAATAGTACGTGCCATAGCTTCTTCCTCTATTTGTTCTGATACGTACCATTGTAAAAAGTTATGTGTAGCATAATCTTTTTCTTGTAAGGTAATGTGTACTAGCTCATTAATACTATTAGAAACAAACACTTCATGTTCAAATAATTTTTCGAACATTTCTTTAAAAGAATTAAAGGTTACGTTAGGTGCGGCAAGCTCAGAAATTTGTGCGTGTCCGCCACGTTCATTAACAAATTTAACCAGTTTTAGCATATGGTCTCGCTCTTCATTAGACTGGTCGTACATAAAACCAGCAACACCCTCAAGACCTTTTACCTCTGCCCAACAAGCCATAGCTAAATAAATCTGAGAAGATTCTGCTTCTATTTTTATCTGATTGTTAAGTGCTTTTTCTATATTTTTTGATAACATAATTTTCTTCTTTTTATAAAATTACAAAATTAATTTATTGTTTCGCCACTATTTACACCATCTTCATCTGGGTTCACAAAAACTAATTTTCCGTCTGCATTTTCTGTCATTAAAATCATTCCTTCACTCTCTACACCGCGTAAAGCTCTTGGAGCTAGGTTTACTAAAACAGTAACTTTTTTGCCTACAATTTCTTCAGGAGTAAAGCTTTCTGCAATACCAGAAACTATGGTGCGGGTATCTAAACCAGTATCTACCTTTAAAACCAATAGCTTTTTTGCTTTAGCCATTTTTTCTGCTTCTATAATGGTACCAACACGCATATCTAACTTTGTAAAATCGTCAAAAGTAATGGTGTCTTTTTGTGCAGCTACTTCTTTGCTCATTTGTAAGTTTGCTTTTTTTGTTGCTTCTAGCTTTGCTAGTTGAGCTTCAATTTCTTTGTCTTCTACTTTTCTAAACAACAATTCTGCTTTGTTAATTGTATGTCCGGCTGGTAATAATACGTCTTGGGTAGCAATAGTATTCCATTCTACGTTATTATTTGCAGCACTTACATTTAAAATGTTTTTAAGTTTATCCGATGTAAAAGGTAAAAATGGCTCACTTAGTACAGCCAATGCAGATGCTATTTGTAAAGCAACATACATTATGGTTTTTACACGTTCCTCATCTTGCTTAATAACTTTCCAAGGTTCTTCATCTGCTAAGTACTTGTTACCAAGTCTAGCTAAATTCATTAATTCTTGTCCGGCTTCTCTAAATCTATAGCGTTCTAAAGAACTAGAAATTATTTCTGGGTATTTTTTAACCTCTTCTAAAGTAGCTTTATCTATTTCAGAAAATGTAGCAGGAGTAGGTAAAACACCGTTGTAATATTTGTTTGTTAATACCACAACTCTGTTTATAAAATTACCAAAAATGGCAACCAACTCGTTATTATTACGTGCCTGAAAATCTTTCCAAGTAAAATCGTTATCCTTAGTTTCTGGAGCGTTTGCAGTTAGTGTGTAACGCAAAACATCTTGCATATCTGGGAAATCTTCTAAATACTCATGCAACCAAACTGCCCAGTTTTTAGAAGTTGATAACTTATTGCCTTCTAAATTTAAAAATTCATTTGCTGGTACGTTTTCAGGTAGAATAAAATCTCCGTGTGCTTTTAGCATACTAGGGAAAATAATACAGTGAAAAACAATATTATCTTTACCTATAAAGTGAAGCATTTTTGTGTTTTCATCTTTCCAATATGGCTCCCAATCTTTGCCCTCGCGTGCAGCCCATTCTTTGGTAGATGAGATGTAGCCAATAGGTGCATCAAACCAAACATAAAGTACTTTGCCCTCACCACCTGGTACCGGAACAGGAATTCCCCAGTCTAAATCTCTGGTTACGGCACGTGGTTTTAAACCATCGTCTATCCAAGATTTGCATTGTCCGTAAACATTAGGTTTCCAATCGTTTTTATGGCCTTCTAAAATCCATTCTTTTAAAAAGTCCTCATACCTATCTAAAGGTAAAAACCAGTGTTTTGTTTCTTTTAAAGTAGGTACAGCACCAGATACGGTAGATTTAGGATTTATTAATTCGGTAGCACTTAATGTAGATCCACAGTTTTCACATTGGTCTCCATAAGCTTCTTCATGGCCACATTTTGGACACGTACCAATTACAAACCTATCTGCCAAAAACTGTTTAGCTTCTGCATCATATAATTGTTCTGTAGTTTCTTCTATAAAATCACCTTTGTCATACAAATTCTTAAAAAACTCAGAAGCTGTATCATGGTGTACTTGTGCAGATGTGCGCGAGTAATTATCAAAAGTAATTCCAAAATCTAAAAAAGATTTTTTAATGATTGCGTGGTATTTATCTATAACCTGTTTAGGTGTAATGCCTTCCTTTTTGGCTTTCATAGAAATAGCAACACCGTGCTCATCACTACCACAAACAAAGGCAACATCTTTATTGATGCCTCTTAAATAACGTGCATAAATATCTGCAGGAACATATACACCTGCCAAATGGCCAATATGTATTGGTCCGTTTGTGTAAGGTAACGCTGCTGTAATTGTATATCTACTTGGTGTTTTTGTTTGTTGTGCCATTAAAATTGAATTAAGCTGCAAAAATACATTTTTAGCAAGCAGTACTAAAGAAAAGATAGAAATAAATGCGTGTTACAACCACTAGCTACTTTTAAAAACTAGCGCAATACAACGATTATTTAAAATATAAGCTGTATTTTTTAGTTGTAATTGTATAAAAAAGATAAAGTTATGAGTGGTAAGCCAGTACGTAAAGATGTTTTAAAATCTGTAGATTTAGATGCTATAAAAGATACTCCTAAGTCTGAAGATGATATTACACGTGTGTATAAAAACAAAAATTCTAGAGTTAAAAAGGAGTTAGATTTTAAAACAAAAAAGAACAATACTAAATTGACATAAAAAAAGCACCTAAATTAAATAATAGGTGCTTTAATGTAATATTAATTGTAATGTAAACTGATTAAGATACCATTACAGATTTGCTCATTTTTTGATCTTGAACACTTATTCTGTAAATGTATTTACCTGTGGCAAGGTTTACAGGTAGGCGTTCTCTAATGTTAATTTCTTGAGAGCCTTCTGTAGTCATAGCATTGTATACTGTGCCTATGTTTTGCCCTAAAATGTTATAAATTTGAATATCTACGTGTGCCGTAAATGGCATTTCTAAATGTATTGTTGGGTTTCCTTTTGTAGGGTAATATGGTTTGTGAACTACCATATTTTCTATTACAGGGTCTGGTTCTGTAGGATCTGTTCCTCCGTCTGGTGGTCCAGGTAAAACAGGAGTTTCATCATCAATAGCAATATCTGGAAAATCTTCTCCACTACAACTAAAACCTAAATCTACTGGCACATAAGTGCGCCCTAATAAATGTCTTTCTACAGCTTCTCTAGGTACACATAACCATTCTGCTAAAACAGTGCCATATAAATCTCTAAAATCCATTGTATACTCTAGGTTACCTCTTTCATTAGGATCCTCTAATGATGGATGATCACCAACAAATGCACTACCGTTTAACGCAGAACCAAAGAATAGTGTAGGACTTGCTTTACCATGATCTGTACCGTTAGATCCGTTTTCGTATATTCTACGTCCAAACTCAGAAAAGGTCATACTTAAAACCTTGTCATCTTGCTCTGTACAGGCTAAGTCTTGGTAAAAATCGCTTACGGCAACAGATAAATTTGTCATTAAGCGTTCATGTACTAATGGCTGATTTCCGTGCGTGTCAAAACCACCCATAGAAATCATATATACTTTTGTGCCTAAGCCACCTTTTATTAGCTTGGCTAATACAGCTAATTGTCGTGCAAAACTATTGTCTTGGTATTCAATACCGCAACCTAAAGCTTCACCACGTTCATAAGCCTCATGTATTTTACCAGAATACTCATAAGTAGTATTAGCAACACCTCTTAAAAACTTAATTTGGTCACCATACATACAATCGCCAAAAATAGTTTCGTCAGCTATTTCATATTGGTTACCTGTTTCTGCAATACGTTCTAGTTGGTTAATATTACTTGTTACAAATGCATAATTTGTTTCTTCTCCCTGAAAAACCAAGCTACCATATTGTCCTATTTGGATAGCAGCAGGAGCTTCTGGCGGGTTAATTAAATAATCTTGATATAATTCTTCAAAATGTCTACCCATCCAACCTGTTTTTTCACCAGAAAAACCAGTGGTTGTTAAATCGGTATTTGCAAAAATATCTGATCCTGTAAAATGAGATAAACTCTGACCTTCATAACCTACGCCATGAACTGCTTTAAACTGACCTTCTCCCCACATGCGCTCTAAAGAGGTCATGTATGATGGAACACCAAAATTATCGGTTAATTTTAAAACCTTACTTTCTGGTATGTATATATTAGGTCTTGCATTTGCATAAGTATCATATTGCTCTATTGGTATAACAGTACTTAAACCGTCATTACCACCTGCAAGTCTTATTAAAACTAAAACTTTACCGTCTGACTCTGCATCTGCAATTGCAGTAGACAAAGGTGACGTGGCCGAAGCGTTAAGTACATTGCTACCTAATAGCATAGAACCAGAGCCAACCATCCCCATTGCTTGTAAAAAAGAACGTCTGTTCCATTTTTTATGCTCTAAGTCATGAGCCTCTTTGTCTGCATGTTGTACTTTAGAATTTGTATTGCACATAATAAATGGTTATTTTAATTGGAATTCTGGTTGTCTAATAATATGCATCATAAGCTGAAAAACTAATACTTCTGCACCTGGGTAATATAAGCTCCAGGTACCGTCTCCTTCTGGAGGAGCGTAATATTGTACCAGTGCATCGTCTCTAAATACATCATATGCATTTTGTAGCTCGTCTGCAGCAATACCTTTTGGTAATAATTTATCTAAAATGGCATCGGTAACCCTGTCTGGATTACTTTCTGTAGATGCATTAGGTGTCACAGAAATAGCAAAATCTCTAAATTGCTCAGAACTTACATTGTATGCTGTTTGCAAATAAAGTTCTGCAGATAGCCAGCGGCCAATCATAAAATTAGTATTTATCCAATACCTATCTCTGTACCAACCTTCTACTCCTGGTGGGTTAAAAATTTCTTGTCCAAGAAGTCTGCATGTGTTTTCTACACTTGCAATTGTATCTTCATCAAACGTAAAATTAGTTTCGTTTATTAGGTTTATATAAATATCAAACGGACTCTTAATTATTACACCAACAGCTTCGTCATCATAAAAATGTTCACTTTTAAATAGCACTCTTAATACTTCTGCTATTTCAAAACCACTACCTCTAAATACTGCCGCTAATTCGTCAACAATTTGTTTTGCATTACCGTTGTTTTCTTCGTCATCAGAATCTGGGTGAACAAAAAACTCGTATAATTTTTTACAAATAAACCAGCTTATTTTTTCTTCTCTTTGGTCAAATAAATTAGTTATAACACCATCATAATCAAAGGTGTCTGTTTGGCCAAAAATGGTTTTACTACCTGTGTCATGCTTTGTTGGGTCAAAAGTAATTGGAGTATAACTTTCTTCACCACGTTCTACCCAACCAGTTAAGGCTCTAGCGGTTTCTATAATATCTTCTTCTGTATAGCCGTTACCTTCACCTAATGTAAATAATTCATACAACTCACGCGCATAGTTTTCATTAGGGTTGTTACCATTATTGTACACACCATCTAAATAAAATAACATAGCGTCATTAAGGCCAATTTCACTTACAAAATCTTTAAAATTGCCTATTGCATTACGTTGTAAACAATCTACATACCTATACAATAGAGGCGGAGCCATGTAGTTTCTGTATTCCGTTACAAAATGGTTGCTCCAAAAGAAACTTAACCTATCTTTTAAATTATTTGTAACTAAACCATTTATGTATAGACTTATAAACTCTTGTTTTTGTTGATTTCTTAATTGGT carries:
- a CDS encoding Tex family protein, with the protein product MIKYILKHTQLPELSVKNTIELLNQDCTIPFISRYRKEKTGNLDEVQIGAIVTYKAQFEALEKRKAAILKALQEQDVLTPELQTKIAATDNLTTLEDIYLPFKKKRKTKAETAIKNGLEPLAKIIMAQRNDEIEYTASRYLNDVIVNEDLALEGARHIISEWINERTDIRNGIRHQLENYALITTKVIGTKKEDEKAQKFRDYFDWSEALKRCPSHRLLAILRAEKEGFIRVKIEIDNDRALDKIETRIIKSNNACAQQIELAIQDAYKRLLLPSLSNELLKNAKEKADADAIAVFSKNLKQLLLGSPLGEKRILALDPGFRTGCKLVCLDAQGDLLHNETIYPHAPQNKSTEAIKKISSLADAYKIEAIAIGNGTASRETEQLVKRIQFKNPLEVFVVSEAGASIYSASKIARDEFPNYDVTVRGAVSIGRRLADPLAELVKIDAKSIGVGQYQHDVDQSKLKQSLDTVVESCVNAVGVNINTASTSLLSYVSGIGPKLAENIVNYRNENGAFTSRTAIKKVPRLGGKAFEQGAAFLRIKNAKNPLDDSAVHPESYSIVQQITKDAKVPIEELIGNKEVLQKIDLQKYCTDTVGLPTLQDIVKELEKPGLDIREKAKVFSFNQNIRSITDLVAGQLLPGIVNNITNFGCFVDVGIKESGLIHISNLADTFVKDVNEHVSLHQQIVVKVLEVDVARKRIQLALHKNM
- a CDS encoding OmpA family protein produces the protein MKTTIKKITIGVFALLLMVNFTSCDAVQNANNKQKGGAIGAAGGAILGAIIGNNVGKGGNGELGAVIGGVVGGGAGVLIGNRMDKQAQKIEEEIPGAQVERVDDGIVVTFDENSGVFFDTAKYNINGASKTSLDKLANVFIEYPDTNILVVGHTDSSGAADYNMTLSKNRANAVTSYLTAKGIAASRFTTEWFGEEKPTHDNSTPEGRAKNRRVNVAILPNEKMINDAKMQSGEN
- a CDS encoding lipocalin family protein — encoded protein: MKQLIVLLLAVSLVSCGASKTVRTSKKVIKGEWTLSNISYSEAGEYNVTLLNDVSKECFQGSSWSFIPNNNTGKYSINNANCATGERNFIFTIQEIDETTGLYDFLIKPTDAKGKSQNNVGFRLSLALLTESNMTWTQTLSVDGKPFTITMNFTKADW
- a CDS encoding ferritin, which produces MLSKNIEKALNNQIKIEAESSQIYLAMACWAEVKGLEGVAGFMYDQSNEERDHMLKLVKFVNERGGHAQISELAAPNVTFNSFKEMFEKLFEHEVFVSNSINELVHITLQEKDYATHNFLQWYVSEQIEEEAMARTILDKINLIGDDKGGLYLFDRDIQQLTVSTASTEDPQ
- the metG gene encoding methionine--tRNA ligase is translated as MAQQTKTPSRYTITAALPYTNGPIHIGHLAGVYVPADIYARYLRGINKDVAFVCGSDEHGVAISMKAKKEGITPKQVIDKYHAIIKKSFLDFGITFDNYSRTSAQVHHDTASEFFKNLYDKGDFIEETTEQLYDAEAKQFLADRFVIGTCPKCGHEEAYGDQCENCGSTLSATELINPKSTVSGAVPTLKETKHWFLPLDRYEDFLKEWILEGHKNDWKPNVYGQCKSWIDDGLKPRAVTRDLDWGIPVPVPGGEGKVLYVWFDAPIGYISSTKEWAAREGKDWEPYWKDENTKMLHFIGKDNIVFHCIIFPSMLKAHGDFILPENVPANEFLNLEGNKLSTSKNWAVWLHEYLEDFPDMQDVLRYTLTANAPETKDNDFTWKDFQARNNNELVAIFGNFINRVVVLTNKYYNGVLPTPATFSEIDKATLEEVKKYPEIISSSLERYRFREAGQELMNLARLGNKYLADEEPWKVIKQDEERVKTIMYVALQIASALAVLSEPFLPFTSDKLKNILNVSAANNNVEWNTIATQDVLLPAGHTINKAELLFRKVEDKEIEAQLAKLEATKKANLQMSKEVAAQKDTITFDDFTKLDMRVGTIIEAEKMAKAKKLLVLKVDTGLDTRTIVSGIAESFTPEEIVGKKVTVLVNLAPRALRGVESEGMILMTENADGKLVFVNPDEDGVNSGETIN
- a CDS encoding DUF1501 domain-containing protein, whose protein sequence is MCNTNSKVQHADKEAHDLEHKKWNRRSFLQAMGMVGSGSMLLGSNVLNASATSPLSTAIADAESDGKVLVLIRLAGGNDGLSTVIPIEQYDTYANARPNIYIPESKVLKLTDNFGVPSYMTSLERMWGEGQFKAVHGVGYEGQSLSHFTGSDIFANTDLTTTGFSGEKTGWMGRHFEELYQDYLINPPEAPAAIQIGQYGSLVFQGEETNYAFVTSNINQLERIAETGNQYEIADETIFGDCMYGDQIKFLRGVANTTYEYSGKIHEAYERGEALGCGIEYQDNSFARQLAVLAKLIKGGLGTKVYMISMGGFDTHGNQPLVHERLMTNLSVAVSDFYQDLACTEQDDKVLSMTFSEFGRRIYENGSNGTDHGKASPTLFFGSALNGSAFVGDHPSLEDPNERGNLEYTMDFRDLYGTVLAEWLCVPREAVERHLLGRTYVPVDLGFSCSGEDFPDIAIDDETPVLPGPPDGGTDPTEPDPVIENMVVHKPYYPTKGNPTIHLEMPFTAHVDIQIYNILGQNIGTVYNAMTTEGSQEINIRERLPVNLATGKYIYRISVQDQKMSKSVMVS
- a CDS encoding DUF1800 domain-containing protein → MEYFVNCNSASLNPIAGSLDKQKAEHLYRRLGFSASVDTITNAVGQNVSAYVDNLIAEAISMPEIAAPIWANWTGADYPEDDDARNQLRNQQKQEFISLYINGLVTNNLKDRLSFFWSNHFVTEYRNYMAPPLLYRYVDCLQRNAIGNFKDFVSEIGLNDAMLFYLDGVYNNGNNPNENYARELYELFTLGEGNGYTEEDIIETARALTGWVERGEESYTPITFDPTKHDTGSKTIFGQTDTFDYDGVITNLFDQREEKISWFICKKLYEFFVHPDSDDEENNGNAKQIVDELAAVFRGSGFEIAEVLRVLFKSEHFYDDEAVGVIIKSPFDIYINLINETNFTFDEDTIASVENTCRLLGQEIFNPPGVEGWYRDRYWINTNFMIGRWLSAELYLQTAYNVSSEQFRDFAISVTPNASTESNPDRVTDAILDKLLPKGIAADELQNAYDVFRDDALVQYYAPPEGDGTWSLYYPGAEVLVFQLMMHIIRQPEFQLK